The Brasilonema sennae CENA114 genome includes a region encoding these proteins:
- a CDS encoding DedA family protein, with product MSLEFISLENIQKVAHEYGYWAIFLGILLENLGIPLPGETVTLVGGFLAGSKELSYWLVLSDAIAGAVVGGICGYWIGRTGGWSLLVRLGRLFRVSEARLLIIREQFSENASKAVFFGRFLALLRIFAAPLAGIVEMPFGKFMIYNIAGAIAWASVMVTLAFFAGRIVSLEQLVAWVSQFAILALLILAAVIAVPIWLESRQNEGEEIGR from the coding sequence ATGTCTCTTGAATTTATATCACTAGAAAACATCCAGAAAGTTGCTCATGAATATGGATATTGGGCAATTTTTTTGGGAATATTGTTGGAGAATTTAGGGATTCCTCTTCCAGGTGAAACCGTCACTTTGGTTGGGGGGTTTCTTGCTGGCAGTAAGGAACTTAGTTACTGGCTAGTCCTCAGTGACGCCATTGCAGGTGCTGTTGTGGGAGGTATCTGTGGTTATTGGATTGGTAGAACTGGCGGCTGGTCTTTGCTTGTGCGCCTAGGTAGATTGTTTAGAGTTTCTGAAGCTAGACTTTTGATTATAAGAGAACAATTTAGCGAGAATGCTTCTAAAGCAGTGTTTTTTGGGCGCTTTCTGGCTTTGCTGCGAATTTTTGCCGCACCACTTGCTGGAATTGTTGAGATGCCCTTTGGCAAATTCATGATATACAACATCGCAGGAGCTATCGCATGGGCTAGTGTTATGGTGACACTTGCTTTCTTTGCTGGAAGAATTGTTTCCCTGGAACAGTTGGTTGCTTGGGTTAGTCAATTTGCAATTTTAGCATTGCTGATTCTAGCTGCTGTGATTGCTGTCCCCATATGGTTGGAGTCACGGCAAAACGAAGGTGAGGAGATCGGCAGATGA
- a CDS encoding STAS domain-containing protein: MTITSNCQVVLFKPEGRIDLQGGIALSEKMSAIVPQPNQLWVLDLAKVDFMDSSGLVSLVKSLKLARQSGCRFVLCNVQDPVRLVLELTQLDSVFEMFHTYEDIFTVVQEKSLVTVA, from the coding sequence ATGACTATCACATCAAATTGTCAAGTTGTTTTGTTTAAACCCGAAGGACGTATAGACTTACAGGGTGGTATTGCTCTTAGCGAAAAGATGTCCGCCATAGTTCCTCAGCCTAATCAACTCTGGGTTCTTGACCTAGCCAAAGTTGATTTCATGGATAGTTCTGGGTTAGTTTCCCTAGTCAAAAGCTTAAAGTTGGCACGTCAAAGCGGTTGTCGTTTCGTTCTTTGCAATGTTCAAGATCCGGTTAGGTTAGTTTTGGAACTGACTCAACTAGATTCAGTATTTGAAATGTTTCACACTTACGAAGACATTTTCACCGTTGTTCAAGAAAAAAGTTTAGTTACAGTCGCCTGA
- a CDS encoding Npun_F5560 family protein, producing MSQNDTSIQDLYAEASNLRQELQFRDQLVQQLSQELFRLVKGNTNFMPQSEASERYDTQLQELREQLQAVEQQVSFYQEQISARDGEIYQLRQSVQELSDRSRMLEQVVQELPQIYRRKFEERMTPVREKVAILQRDNRQLQAELQSVSYRLALKTRTDSHGGIDLPNFPRVASPQNNISTSNA from the coding sequence GTGAGTCAAAATGATACCTCGATTCAAGACCTCTATGCAGAAGCCTCGAACCTACGCCAAGAATTGCAGTTTCGGGATCAGCTAGTACAACAATTGTCTCAAGAACTCTTCCGATTGGTTAAGGGCAACACTAACTTTATGCCCCAAAGCGAAGCGTCTGAACGTTATGACACTCAACTGCAAGAATTACGAGAACAATTACAAGCTGTAGAGCAGCAGGTAAGTTTTTATCAAGAGCAAATCTCAGCACGTGACGGTGAGATTTATCAACTGCGGCAGTCTGTGCAAGAACTGAGCGATCGCAGTCGGATGCTTGAGCAAGTCGTACAAGAGTTGCCTCAAATCTATCGTCGTAAATTCGAGGAGCGCATGACTCCTGTCAGAGAAAAAGTAGCAATTCTACAACGCGATAATCGCCAACTCCAGGCAGAACTTCAGAGCGTAAGTTACCGTCTGGCGCTGAAAACCCGTACCGATTCTCACGGTGGGATAGATTTGCCAAATTTTCCTCGGGTAGCCTCCCCTCAAAATAATATTTCTACAAGCAATGCGTAA
- the rpsF gene encoding 30S ribosomal protein S6, with product MQIVYETMYILRPDLTDEQVEQATAKYENLLREHGADNFEIQNRGKRRLAYEINRQRDGIYIQMNYTGPGNMIAIMERSMRLSEEVIRYLTIKQEVKEAQQAQATIPAA from the coding sequence ATGCAAATCGTTTACGAAACAATGTACATCCTCCGTCCTGATTTAACTGATGAACAGGTAGAGCAAGCGACCGCTAAATATGAGAACTTGCTGCGGGAACACGGAGCAGACAATTTCGAGATTCAAAATCGAGGTAAACGTCGTCTTGCTTATGAAATTAATAGGCAAAGAGATGGCATCTACATACAAATGAATTACACTGGACCTGGCAACATGATTGCTATTATGGAGCGCTCTATGCGTCTAAGCGAAGAAGTGATTCGCTACCTGACTATCAAGCAAGAGGTCAAAGAAGCACAACAAGCTCAGGCAACAATCCCCGCTGCCTAA
- a CDS encoding fumarylacetoacetate hydrolase family protein, protein MAQRYVRVQNLEGQVYYGLLQLSFKVHVLDAAPWLQGQLTDLILDPESYQILAPCAPSKIVAVGKNYAEHAAEMGTEVPAEPLLFLKPPTSIIASQEEIQYPPHSQRVDYEGELALVIGDRTIKCTPEEAQTKIWGYTIANDVTARDLQKRDSQWTRAKGFDTFCPLGPWIVREINPGARLQTFLNENPTPVQSACIDQMVFPPDFLVSYISQVMTLLPGDIVLTGTPLGVGPLNPGDRVRVEIEGIGRLENTVRDREILQNQTH, encoded by the coding sequence ATGGCGCAGCGGTATGTGCGAGTTCAAAATCTAGAAGGGCAAGTATACTATGGCTTGCTACAACTGTCTTTTAAGGTACATGTGCTAGATGCTGCACCTTGGCTACAAGGGCAACTCACCGATTTAATTTTGGATCCAGAAAGTTATCAAATCTTGGCTCCCTGCGCTCCTTCCAAAATTGTAGCGGTAGGTAAGAACTATGCAGAGCACGCAGCAGAAATGGGAACAGAAGTACCCGCCGAGCCTTTGCTGTTTCTCAAGCCGCCTACATCTATCATCGCTTCACAGGAAGAAATTCAGTATCCACCGCACTCGCAGCGAGTGGACTATGAAGGAGAACTAGCGCTAGTGATTGGCGATCGCACCATTAAGTGTACACCAGAGGAGGCTCAAACAAAGATTTGGGGTTATACCATTGCTAATGACGTGACAGCACGGGATTTACAAAAACGGGATAGTCAATGGACGCGAGCCAAGGGTTTCGATACGTTCTGCCCTTTGGGACCTTGGATTGTCCGAGAAATCAACCCTGGAGCCAGATTACAGACTTTTTTGAATGAGAACCCAACTCCTGTACAATCTGCCTGTATTGACCAGATGGTGTTTCCCCCAGATTTTCTCGTCTCCTATATATCTCAGGTGATGACACTACTACCAGGGGACATTGTACTAACAGGTACACCATTAGGGGTAGGACCGTTAAATCCTGGCGATCGGGTTCGTGTGGAAATTGAAGGTATTGGTCGTTTAGAAAATACCGTTAGAGATAGGGAAATCCTACAAAATCAGACACACTAA
- a CDS encoding TetR/AcrR family transcriptional regulator — protein MGGTANTKSSSKTKRAIRDAEATKQQILDAAEVEFAKLGLFGARTEAIANSAKVAPRMIYYYFQSKEGLYQAVLQRPATQFQQILEQLNLEQLPAPEALRIFLQTIIAYEISHRYRGMLLFQEANQNQGKYFQLTSWQEPIGYITQILEKGMQEGVFCKLDPYMTTLTIAGVCVFYANAYENLKHLTPDVELLSSEMIEQYTQAAVNLVLKGVLSQ, from the coding sequence GTGGGTGGAACAGCAAATACCAAATCTTCATCTAAAACCAAACGAGCGATACGTGATGCAGAGGCGACAAAGCAGCAGATTCTTGATGCTGCGGAGGTTGAGTTTGCCAAGCTAGGACTGTTTGGGGCGCGAACTGAGGCGATCGCAAACAGCGCAAAAGTAGCGCCCAGAATGATTTACTACTACTTCCAAAGTAAAGAAGGATTATACCAAGCGGTGTTGCAACGTCCTGCAACCCAATTCCAACAAATACTAGAGCAGCTAAATTTGGAGCAGTTACCAGCACCAGAAGCGCTAAGAATATTTTTGCAAACTATAATCGCTTATGAAATTTCCCACCGCTACCGAGGGATGTTGTTATTTCAAGAAGCGAATCAAAATCAAGGAAAGTATTTCCAGTTAACAAGTTGGCAAGAACCAATTGGATACATAACTCAAATTTTAGAAAAGGGGATGCAAGAAGGAGTTTTCTGTAAGTTAGATCCATATATGACAACACTTACTATCGCTGGCGTATGCGTTTTTTATGCTAATGCCTACGAAAACCTCAAACATCTGACCCCTGATGTCGAATTGCTAAGTTCTGAAATGATTGAGCAGTATACTCAAGCGGCTGTCAATTTGGTTTTAAAGGGTGTACTTTCTCAGTAA
- a CDS encoding cytochrome P450 — protein sequence MQRLKSALEMPGDFGVPILSDLQFAASEGYCLLQKWQKYGSAFKMRLLGQKCAVLIGAQANRLVLVEQADCLSSYLGWRYFVEPPFGRTLMIQDGQEHSNTRRLMMPAFHSTAIASYFQTMQEIVQASLKTLATQGEVPLMDALRRMTLLVGVRLLLGIPQNQEIDEIEQWYEAQLKASLTLFRLNLPFTTFGKGQIARQKLKRQLLLIIAQRRQALRLLASQDALGLFLAAVDTEGKTLPDEQIMDEVVHLVNASHFTTAGVLSWAMFELAARPQWCQRLRCELEQVVGSGDLNVEQLRQLPQMTHFLKEIERLYPPTSLIVRGVVKEIEFAGYQIPPGWTIIISQFVTHRLSSIYTNPEEFDPDRFAPPREEDKKVPFSLLGFGGGAHVCIGREFALMEIKIFLASLLRKYHWVITPEYSAVAPVLVPPKAQNKLRVRLTPA from the coding sequence ATGCAACGACTTAAATCGGCTCTGGAAATGCCGGGTGATTTCGGCGTGCCAATTTTGAGTGATCTTCAATTTGCTGCAAGTGAAGGGTACTGTTTGCTGCAAAAGTGGCAAAAGTACGGTTCTGCCTTTAAAATGCGACTTTTGGGTCAAAAGTGTGCCGTTTTGATTGGTGCCCAAGCAAACAGACTCGTGCTTGTTGAGCAAGCAGACTGCTTGTCTTCGTATTTGGGTTGGCGATATTTTGTAGAGCCTCCCTTCGGGCGAACCTTGATGATTCAAGATGGACAAGAACACTCAAACACGCGCCGGCTAATGATGCCTGCATTTCATAGTACAGCAATAGCTAGTTACTTTCAAACAATGCAGGAAATTGTGCAAGCCAGCCTTAAAACCTTGGCGACTCAGGGTGAAGTTCCTCTAATGGATGCGTTGCGAAGGATGACTTTGCTGGTTGGGGTGCGACTGTTATTAGGCATACCTCAAAATCAGGAAATTGACGAAATTGAGCAATGGTATGAAGCACAGCTAAAAGCTTCGTTAACGCTATTTCGGCTAAATCTACCATTCACCACATTTGGAAAGGGACAAATTGCACGCCAAAAGTTGAAACGACAACTCCTCTTAATCATTGCCCAAAGACGACAAGCGTTAAGACTGCTTGCTTCACAGGATGCCTTGGGGTTATTTTTAGCAGCCGTTGATACAGAAGGGAAGACATTACCTGATGAGCAAATTATGGATGAAGTAGTGCATTTAGTAAATGCTTCGCACTTTACAACGGCGGGTGTATTATCTTGGGCAATGTTCGAGTTGGCGGCGCGTCCCCAGTGGTGCCAACGCCTGCGCTGCGAACTTGAACAAGTTGTTGGAAGTGGTGATTTAAATGTTGAGCAACTGCGACAATTGCCGCAAATGACTCATTTTTTGAAAGAGATTGAGCGACTCTACCCACCAACTTCTTTAATTGTGCGGGGTGTGGTTAAGGAGATTGAATTTGCAGGATATCAAATTCCCCCAGGTTGGACGATTATTATTTCGCAATTTGTGACGCATCGGCTGTCTTCTATATATACAAATCCAGAAGAATTTGACCCAGATCGCTTTGCGCCACCACGCGAAGAAGATAAAAAAGTACCGTTCTCGTTGCTTGGTTTTGGTGGTGGTGCCCACGTTTGCATCGGTCGAGAATTTGCGTTGATGGAAATCAAGATTTTTCTGGCTTCATTGCTACGTAAATATCATTGGGTGATAACGCCAGAGTATTCTGCTGTTGCGCCCGTGCTAGTTCCTCCTAAAGCCCAGAATAAACTACGGGTACGCTTAACACCTGCTTAA
- a CDS encoding glycosyltransferase, giving the protein MARFLIGTIAATGHVNPALPIARKLVESSHEVWWYTGIGFKDKIEATGAHHVPIRTGIDLSDSSTIPQSWLEQKDALKGLDQFKFYLKHGFIDSAVTQLEDLTQILREYPAEVLLCDVFFLGMSWLHEKTDLPWAAFGMSALPFSSRDVAPFGLGMQPNNSTLGRLRNTFLNWLSKNVLMRDVRVHLDSVRAKVGLPPKSQDFFTAALSPFLYLQGTTPSFEYPKSDIAPQVHFIGTFLPSASSDFTPPPWWDDLKCGKPIIHVTQGTVATEAGDLIIPTIQAFANEDVLLVVTTGGQPVENLQLTSIPDNVRVEKFLPHAHLLPYVDVMVTNGGFNGVQIALANGVPMVTAGQTEEKPEICARVQWAGVGIDLKTSTPTAKQIRDAVMKIISSSQYKQRAENLKTEMSHYDAPTLATKLLEQLASTNLPVFRTSQ; this is encoded by the coding sequence ATGGCTCGTTTTCTAATTGGTACAATTGCTGCAACCGGACACGTTAACCCCGCTTTACCAATTGCTCGAAAGCTTGTAGAAAGTAGTCACGAAGTATGGTGGTATACAGGAATTGGATTTAAGGATAAGATTGAAGCTACTGGCGCACATCATGTTCCAATTCGCACAGGCATAGATTTGAGCGACTCCAGCACCATTCCCCAATCTTGGTTAGAGCAAAAAGATGCACTCAAGGGATTAGATCAGTTTAAGTTTTATCTCAAGCACGGCTTTATTGATTCAGCAGTTACACAACTGGAGGATTTAACTCAAATATTGCGCGAATATCCAGCTGAGGTTTTGTTGTGTGATGTCTTCTTTCTTGGTATGTCCTGGTTACATGAAAAAACTGACTTGCCGTGGGCAGCATTTGGAATGTCAGCATTACCTTTTAGTAGTCGTGATGTGGCACCTTTTGGACTTGGAATGCAGCCAAATAATTCAACTCTCGGAAGATTACGAAATACATTTTTAAATTGGTTATCAAAAAATGTTTTAATGCGTGATGTGAGGGTTCATCTCGACAGTGTTCGAGCGAAAGTTGGGTTACCACCCAAGTCGCAAGATTTTTTCACTGCTGCACTGTCACCATTTCTTTATTTACAAGGCACGACACCATCTTTTGAGTATCCCAAGAGCGACATTGCGCCTCAAGTCCATTTCATCGGAACCTTTTTGCCTAGTGCTTCATCAGACTTTACGCCTCCACCTTGGTGGGATGATCTTAAATGTGGAAAACCTATTATTCATGTCACACAAGGTACAGTTGCAACTGAGGCAGGAGATTTAATTATCCCCACAATTCAGGCTTTTGCAAATGAGGATGTATTACTGGTTGTGACAACAGGAGGACAACCAGTAGAAAATTTACAACTCACTTCAATTCCTGATAATGTCAGAGTGGAAAAATTTCTTCCTCACGCGCATCTTTTGCCTTATGTTGATGTCATGGTGACAAACGGTGGGTTCAATGGTGTACAAATTGCCTTAGCAAATGGTGTACCAATGGTTACTGCTGGTCAGACAGAAGAGAAGCCAGAAATTTGTGCGCGAGTGCAATGGGCCGGTGTGGGAATTGACCTCAAAACAAGTACACCTACAGCTAAACAAATTCGAGATGCTGTCATGAAAATTATTAGTTCATCTCAATATAAACAAAGGGCAGAGAACTTAAAAACTGAGATGAGTCACTATGATGCACCAACTCTTGCTACAAAGCTATTAGAGCAATTGGCATCAACAAACTTGCCTGTTTTTAGAACAAGTCAGTAA
- a CDS encoding ABC transporter ATP-binding protein, whose amino-acid sequence MIWMESITKSYRLDNTEVPILKGIDLSIEEGEYVAIMGMSGSGKSTLMNILGCLDRPTAGYYILEGRNLSTLANDELAYIRNRRIGFVFQQFNLLARSTALENVMLPMVYANVPKSKRRQRAIQALTRVGLAQRLHNRPSQLSGGQQQRVAIARALVNNPALVLADEPTGALDTKTSQDVMDLLTDLNNQGITIVIVTHEPDVAAQTKRTIHVRDGLVVT is encoded by the coding sequence ATGATTTGGATGGAATCGATTACGAAAAGTTATCGTTTAGACAACACGGAAGTTCCGATTCTCAAGGGAATTGACTTATCCATTGAAGAAGGCGAATACGTGGCGATTATGGGAATGTCTGGTTCCGGGAAGTCTACCTTGATGAATATTCTCGGTTGCCTTGATCGTCCAACCGCTGGATACTATATTCTGGAGGGACGCAATTTAAGCACATTGGCGAATGATGAACTCGCTTACATTCGTAATCGACGCATTGGCTTTGTGTTTCAACAGTTCAATTTGTTGGCACGTTCCACCGCGCTTGAGAATGTTATGCTACCGATGGTTTATGCCAACGTGCCAAAGTCGAAACGACGCCAACGGGCAATTCAAGCTTTGACTAGGGTAGGACTAGCACAGCGCTTACATAACCGTCCTAGCCAACTTTCAGGGGGACAACAACAGCGAGTTGCGATCGCGCGTGCTCTTGTCAACAATCCCGCTCTTGTACTCGCAGACGAACCCACCGGAGCTTTAGATACCAAAACATCCCAAGATGTCATGGACTTACTGACTGATTTAAATAACCAAGGCATCACTATAGTTATCGTGACTCACGAACCCGATGTTGCTGCTCAAACCAAACGCACAATTCATGTCAGAGATGGCTTAGTCGTGACATAA
- a CDS encoding response regulator transcription factor — MHILFVEDESRIASFVRAGLKEQGIVVDYCDNGDDGYIRAMENEYDVIVLDIMVPGKDGLFILKHLRREGRNVPVILLTARNELDDRLEGLNLGADDYIAKPFFVEELVARIHAVVRRSISVNGGTPQEYRQNLLSVGSLKLDRITREVTCNQQVVELTTREFNLLEYLMRSPGRVFTRMQILEHVWGYDFNPNTNVVDVCIQRIRKKIDPISGTAWIESVRGVGYRFSKPES, encoded by the coding sequence ATGCATATCCTGTTCGTCGAAGATGAATCAAGAATAGCAAGCTTCGTCCGAGCTGGACTGAAGGAACAGGGAATTGTCGTTGATTATTGCGACAACGGTGATGATGGATACATCAGGGCAATGGAAAATGAGTATGATGTAATCGTGCTGGACATCATGGTTCCAGGGAAGGATGGGCTGTTTATCCTTAAACACCTGCGACGAGAAGGGCGTAATGTGCCAGTGATTTTGTTAACTGCTCGCAATGAACTAGATGATCGACTTGAAGGTTTAAATCTTGGGGCGGACGACTATATAGCCAAACCATTTTTTGTTGAGGAGTTGGTTGCCCGCATTCATGCTGTAGTGCGTCGGAGTATAAGCGTTAACGGAGGGACTCCACAGGAATATCGCCAAAACCTGTTGTCTGTCGGCTCGCTCAAATTGGATCGTATCACGCGGGAAGTCACCTGCAATCAACAGGTAGTGGAACTCACCACCCGCGAATTTAATCTTCTGGAATACCTGATGCGCTCTCCTGGACGAGTCTTTACCCGTATGCAAATCCTGGAACATGTCTGGGGTTATGATTTCAACCCCAATACCAACGTCGTTGATGTATGTATCCAAAGGATTCGCAAAAAGATTGACCCGATTAGTGGAACGGCTTGGATTGAGAGTGTACGGGGAGTTGGGTATCGTTTCTCTAAGCCAGAGTCTTAA
- a CDS encoding Tic20 family protein, which yields MAWRGGTTTQDRLLSCLPYLLPFIEVSSFAKLPLLRSLYIPFIPLIQLYYGIPFASLIIFFALFLLVVRNEKVQHFIRFHTLQALLLSIFAYLCGAVLDLIGIVQQGASIPEPLFQSVMFTLIFVAVVGASIYSIVQAVRGLYAEIPFISEAAYSGTRD from the coding sequence ATGGCTTGGCGCGGAGGTACCACAACTCAAGACCGCCTTTTGTCTTGCTTGCCTTATCTTTTACCTTTTATTGAAGTTAGTAGTTTTGCTAAGCTGCCTTTGTTGCGATCGCTCTACATACCTTTTATTCCTCTGATTCAACTGTATTATGGGATACCATTTGCCAGTCTAATAATTTTCTTTGCTTTGTTTCTTCTTGTAGTAAGAAACGAAAAAGTTCAACACTTTATCCGCTTCCATACCTTGCAAGCTCTTTTGCTGTCTATATTTGCTTATTTGTGCGGGGCAGTTTTAGACCTTATAGGTATTGTGCAACAGGGTGCGTCAATACCAGAACCTTTGTTTCAAAGTGTGATGTTTACCTTGATTTTCGTAGCAGTTGTCGGTGCATCAATATATAGTATTGTTCAAGCCGTAAGAGGACTCTACGCTGAGATTCCCTTTATCTCTGAAGCTGCTTACAGTGGAACTCGTGACTAG
- the tnpA gene encoding IS200/IS605 family transposase has translation MAKLSSKDYEYRRTENSISSINYHFVFVPKRRKPILVQDVAKRLQEIIFELVTEHGWKMIALEIMPDHVHFFINAPTNESAADIARWVKARASHHLRKEFPELKKLPALWTPTYFVATTGQVSTEVVKKYIENQRGK, from the coding sequence ATGGCTAAACTATCAAGCAAAGATTATGAGTATCGGCGCACTGAAAATTCAATATCGTCAATCAATTATCATTTTGTATTTGTACCTAAACGAAGAAAGCCTATACTAGTTCAGGATGTGGCGAAACGGCTACAAGAAATTATCTTTGAACTAGTGACAGAACACGGATGGAAGATGATTGCGCTGGAAATCATGCCAGACCATGTTCACTTTTTCATTAATGCTCCCACTAATGAGTCAGCGGCAGATATTGCAAGGTGGGTAAAAGCAAGAGCGTCTCACCACTTGAGAAAAGAATTTCCTGAATTAAAAAAGCTACCCGCTTTGTGGACTCCTACCTATTTTGTGGCGACAACAGGTCAAGTCAGTACTGAGGTAGTCAAAAAGTATATTGAAAATCAACGCGGAAAGTAG
- a CDS encoding RNA-guided endonuclease InsQ/TnpB family protein translates to MYRTIPVRARFTSEENAFWLDQCQHASSLINCAVYHIRQTHYTRLQEMDNAYTTYWRADELRCSWKTYQCNSSYPELDKVLKDNPHYKGLAAQAAQQTLKSVGESITSYNGLVKAYYKGEVDRPSLPKYRKKGGLAAVTFPRQALSFKDGYFKPSISKQTKPELIIEIKLKLPDFIDSDWVKQVTIRPCLGEFMIDWVIDDEKKPIKVNPNLDYSHAWSFDHGGTNWLTGVSTRGKSFIIDGRKLKAMNQGYCRLVAKYKQGKPDFYWDSNLNRVQRKRNNQMRDAINKAARFIVNRCLNDKIGNIIIGWNDGHKVGSDMAKVNNQNFVPIPTGRLIARLKQLASEYGIVCTVVEEAYTSKASFLDGDSLHKFGEKPKDWKPSGRRVERGLYKTATGLLINADCNGAANIARKVATQLGVSLVEVGRAVLALPQRYDLFYRLSQSYRRRCADGLLALGAATV, encoded by the coding sequence TTGTACAGGACTATCCCAGTCAGAGCAAGATTTACTTCGGAAGAAAATGCATTTTGGTTAGACCAGTGTCAACACGCAAGTAGTTTGATTAACTGTGCTGTTTACCACATTCGGCAAACGCATTATACACGTCTTCAAGAAATGGATAATGCATACACAACTTACTGGCGCGCTGATGAGTTGCGTTGCAGTTGGAAAACTTACCAGTGCAACAGTTCTTATCCGGAATTGGACAAAGTTCTTAAAGACAACCCGCACTACAAAGGTCTGGCAGCGCAGGCAGCTCAACAAACTTTAAAGTCAGTCGGTGAGTCAATCACAAGTTACAACGGACTTGTAAAAGCTTATTACAAGGGAGAAGTTGACCGCCCGTCTTTACCTAAGTACCGCAAAAAAGGAGGATTAGCCGCAGTCACGTTTCCACGTCAAGCCCTCAGTTTTAAAGATGGGTACTTCAAGCCATCAATCAGCAAACAAACAAAACCAGAACTTATTATAGAAATCAAGTTGAAACTACCTGATTTTATTGATTCTGATTGGGTCAAACAAGTGACAATCCGCCCATGTCTTGGGGAATTTATGATTGACTGGGTTATTGATGATGAAAAAAAACCAATTAAAGTCAATCCAAACCTTGACTACAGTCATGCTTGGTCATTCGACCACGGAGGAACAAACTGGCTAACGGGCGTTTCAACACGCGGGAAAAGTTTTATTATTGATGGTCGCAAGCTTAAAGCGATGAATCAAGGTTATTGTCGCTTGGTTGCGAAGTATAAACAGGGAAAGCCTGATTTCTACTGGGACTCCAATCTCAACCGAGTGCAACGTAAACGCAACAACCAAATGCGTGATGCGATTAATAAGGCAGCGCGGTTCATTGTCAATCGCTGTTTGAACGACAAGATTGGCAACATCATTATCGGATGGAATGACGGGCACAAAGTTGGTTCTGATATGGCCAAAGTCAATAATCAAAACTTTGTACCCATCCCTACAGGACGATTGATTGCGCGGCTAAAACAACTGGCGAGTGAATACGGAATCGTTTGTACTGTGGTCGAAGAAGCGTACACAAGCAAAGCATCTTTTCTAGATGGCGATAGTCTCCACAAGTTTGGTGAAAAACCCAAGGATTGGAAGCCATCGGGTAGAAGAGTAGAACGTGGGTTGTATAAAACAGCCACGGGTTTGTTAATTAATGCAGATTGCAACGGTGCAGCGAACATTGCACGAAAAGTAGCTACACAGCTAGGCGTTAGCCTGGTCGAGGTAGGTAGGGCAGTATTGGCACTGCCACAACGATATGACTTGTTTTATCGCTTAAGTCAATCATATCGTAGACGCTGCGCAGATGGGCTTTTAGCCCTCGGAGCAGCAACAGTCTAG